A single genomic interval of Saccharospirillum mangrovi harbors:
- a CDS encoding PhoH family protein, producing the protein MQPTLSDPSDRKIYVLDTNVLIHDPNSVFNFEEHQVLIPMVVLEELDKLKVGNASIAADARQAVRTIDAILGPASPAEIMAGVDIQRVVPGGPLGTLTILMPIEEAPATLSTEINDNRIINDLLALQAKRPNYKVILVTKDINMRLKARGSGLESEDYHNDQLITDIDSLTSGYHHITGSFWEQLDALAPQTVNGERVHTVEREVMEELLGGTFFVNQFFYDDREFVGRILADDGRQVRLELLNTGALMRQKAWGLAPRDLYQAMAMHLLFDPDIDLVALNGAAGSGKTILALACALEQTMETKTYKRIIATRSTRGLDEDIGFLPGTEAEKMQPWLGAFTDNLEALHAEDFDPSSSQHFVGAKVPLQFKSLNFVRGRSFQQSIMIVDEAQNLTPHQIKTIVTRAGQGTKVICLGNLAQIDTPYLGPTSSGLTYMSERFKGFAHAGTVTLKGVARSRLAAYAESHL; encoded by the coding sequence ATGCAGCCAACCCTTTCAGACCCGTCCGATCGCAAGATTTACGTCCTCGACACCAACGTCCTGATTCACGATCCGAATTCCGTATTCAACTTTGAAGAGCACCAGGTGCTCATTCCCATGGTCGTGCTGGAAGAGCTCGACAAGCTTAAAGTCGGCAACGCCTCCATAGCCGCAGACGCCCGTCAGGCTGTCCGCACCATTGATGCCATTTTAGGCCCGGCCAGCCCGGCCGAAATCATGGCGGGTGTGGACATTCAGCGCGTTGTACCGGGTGGCCCATTGGGCACATTAACGATCCTGATGCCCATTGAGGAAGCACCAGCGACGCTTTCAACCGAGATTAATGACAATCGCATCATCAACGACTTACTGGCGCTGCAAGCCAAGCGGCCCAACTACAAAGTCATACTGGTGACCAAAGACATCAACATGCGGCTCAAAGCCCGCGGCAGTGGTTTGGAGTCGGAGGACTATCACAACGATCAGCTGATCACCGACATCGACAGCCTGACCAGTGGCTACCACCACATCACGGGCAGTTTTTGGGAGCAGTTGGACGCCCTGGCACCGCAGACAGTAAACGGTGAACGCGTCCATACCGTTGAGCGGGAAGTGATGGAGGAGTTGCTGGGCGGCACCTTTTTCGTCAATCAATTCTTCTACGACGATCGCGAATTTGTCGGTCGTATCCTGGCGGACGACGGTCGGCAGGTGCGACTGGAATTGCTGAACACCGGTGCGTTAATGCGCCAAAAAGCCTGGGGTCTGGCGCCGCGCGATCTCTATCAGGCGATGGCCATGCACCTGTTGTTTGATCCGGACATTGATCTGGTCGCGCTCAACGGTGCGGCGGGTAGCGGCAAAACAATTCTGGCGCTGGCCTGTGCGCTGGAGCAGACGATGGAAACCAAAACCTATAAACGCATCATCGCCACCCGCTCAACTCGGGGGTTGGACGAAGACATCGGTTTCCTGCCCGGCACCGAAGCGGAGAAAATGCAGCCCTGGCTGGGTGCGTTCACCGACAACCTGGAAGCGCTGCACGCAGAGGATTTCGATCCATCCAGCAGCCAGCACTTTGTCGGTGCCAAGGTGCCTTTGCAGTTCAAGAGCCTGAACTTCGTGCGTGGGCGCAGTTTTCAGCAGAGCATCATGATCGTGGATGAAGCGCAGAATCTGACGCCGCATCAAATCAAAACCATCGTTACGCGGGCCGGGCAGGGCACAAAAGTCATTTGCCTGGGGAATTTGGCGCAAATTGATACTCCCTACTTAGGGCCAACCAGCTCCGGTCTGACCTACATGAGCGAGCGTTTCAAAGGCTTCGCACATGCCGGAACGGTAACCCTGAAGGGGGTAGCGCGCAGTCGCCTGGCGGCGTACGCGGAATCGCATCTTTAA
- the uvrY gene encoding UvrY/SirA/GacA family response regulator transcription factor — MIQVVVVDDHDLVRMGLVRLLEDIEGLSVIAEAASGEDAVRLAKELEPDVMLMDVRMPGLGGIEATRKIHRLYPEIRVIAVTACADDPFPSRLLQAGAAGYLTKEASTDEMVRAIRTVNAGQKYLSPKVAQQLALQTINGNVSPFAELSDREMQIATLICSCKKVQDISDQLCLSPKTVNTYRYRIFEKLAISSDVELTHLAIRHGLLEPQEMI; from the coding sequence GTGATTCAGGTGGTCGTTGTCGATGATCATGATCTGGTCCGTATGGGGCTGGTGCGGTTACTCGAAGATATCGAGGGACTGTCAGTGATCGCCGAAGCGGCCAGTGGTGAAGACGCCGTTCGTCTTGCCAAGGAACTGGAACCCGACGTTATGCTCATGGATGTCCGCATGCCAGGGTTGGGAGGCATCGAAGCCACTCGTAAGATCCATCGCCTCTACCCTGAAATTCGCGTCATTGCAGTAACCGCCTGTGCTGACGATCCCTTTCCCTCCCGTTTGCTGCAAGCCGGCGCCGCTGGTTATCTGACCAAAGAAGCCTCGACCGATGAAATGGTGCGCGCGATCCGCACGGTAAACGCCGGTCAGAAATACCTGTCTCCAAAAGTGGCGCAACAATTGGCGCTGCAGACGATTAACGGCAATGTGTCGCCCTTTGCTGAGCTGTCGGATCGGGAAATGCAGATTGCCACCTTGATCTGTTCCTGCAAAAAAGTGCAGGACATTTCCGACCAGCTCTGTCTGAGTCCGAAAACCGTTAACACCTACCGCTATCGAATCTTCGAAAAACTCGCCATTTCCAGCGACGTTGAATTGACCCATCTGGCCATTCGTCATGGTCTGTTGGAGCCCCAGGAAATGATATAG
- the uvrC gene encoding excinuclease ABC subunit UvrC, with translation MNETSTPFDAKAYLKHLTIRPGVYRMYDADDTLLYVGKAKNLKNRVSSYFRGRGLTNKTLALVARIQRIETTVTHSETEALLLEHTLIKQHRPPYNILLVDDKSYPYIKLTTGGDWPGLYVHRGARKGTSEYFGPYPSAGAVRESLAILQKAFKVRQCEDSVFQNRQRPCLQYQINRCKAPCVGFVSEAEYQADLEKTRTFLQGRSQNLIETLEVEMDAASANLNFEAAAEVRDQLLYLRKVQEQQFVSSDRGDVDVFALEASEAGLCVHYLMIRQGRLLGSQSFFPKPGIDEEPEQIMMSFLAQYYLARTRDDCPQTILLNTPVSEKDELEKALTEQFGRKVSLSSTVRGRNARWVELAQTNAREQLQHRISQKQQVVHRFEALQHSLSMENMPERLECFDISHSSGEATTASCVVFDQNGPNKSLYRKFNIEGVVAGDDYAAMAQAIQRRYSRLQKEAARLPDLLIVDGGKGQMKMAREVMLELGLSIPLLGVAKGETRKPGMETLFFETPDRVIQLPNHSPALHLIQHIRDEAHRFAITSHRGRRGKARLGSVLDDIPQVGATRRKALIRHFGSAQGVKAASAAEIARVKGISKDLAASIYEHLHSS, from the coding sequence ATGAACGAAACCTCAACGCCTTTTGACGCCAAAGCCTACTTAAAGCATCTGACCATTCGCCCTGGCGTCTATCGCATGTACGACGCCGACGACACATTGCTTTACGTCGGCAAAGCCAAAAACCTGAAAAATCGGGTGTCCAGTTATTTCCGCGGGCGTGGTCTGACCAACAAAACGCTGGCGCTGGTGGCGCGTATTCAACGGATCGAAACCACCGTTACCCACAGCGAAACCGAAGCGTTATTGCTGGAACACACCCTGATCAAGCAACATCGCCCGCCGTACAACATTCTGCTGGTTGACGACAAATCTTACCCCTACATCAAGCTGACCACGGGCGGTGACTGGCCCGGCTTATACGTGCACCGTGGTGCGCGCAAAGGAACGTCGGAATACTTCGGTCCGTATCCCAGTGCTGGTGCGGTGCGCGAAAGTCTGGCCATTTTGCAGAAAGCCTTCAAAGTCCGGCAGTGCGAAGACAGCGTTTTTCAGAATCGACAACGGCCCTGCCTGCAATATCAAATCAATCGATGCAAGGCGCCTTGTGTCGGCTTTGTTTCCGAAGCGGAATACCAGGCCGATCTGGAAAAAACCCGGACCTTTTTGCAGGGCCGTAGCCAGAACCTGATTGAAACGCTGGAAGTGGAAATGGACGCCGCCAGTGCCAACCTGAATTTCGAAGCCGCTGCCGAAGTGCGCGATCAATTGCTGTATTTGCGCAAAGTTCAGGAGCAGCAGTTTGTCTCTTCCGATCGCGGTGATGTTGATGTATTTGCACTGGAAGCCAGCGAAGCCGGCCTGTGCGTTCACTATTTGATGATTCGTCAGGGGCGCTTGCTGGGCAGCCAGAGTTTCTTCCCCAAGCCGGGAATTGATGAAGAGCCCGAGCAAATCATGATGAGTTTTCTGGCTCAGTATTATCTGGCTCGAACTCGCGACGACTGCCCGCAAACCATTTTGTTGAATACGCCGGTTTCTGAGAAAGACGAGTTGGAAAAAGCCTTAACTGAACAGTTTGGGCGCAAGGTCAGTTTATCGTCGACGGTTCGAGGCAGGAACGCGCGCTGGGTGGAACTGGCGCAGACCAATGCCCGCGAACAGCTGCAGCATCGCATCAGTCAAAAGCAGCAGGTGGTGCATCGCTTTGAGGCGCTGCAACACAGTTTGTCGATGGAAAACATGCCTGAACGGCTGGAGTGTTTTGATATTTCCCACAGTTCCGGTGAAGCAACGACGGCATCCTGTGTGGTGTTCGATCAGAATGGGCCGAACAAATCTCTGTATCGAAAATTCAACATCGAAGGCGTTGTTGCCGGTGACGATTACGCCGCCATGGCCCAAGCCATTCAGCGTCGTTACAGCCGTTTGCAAAAAGAGGCCGCTCGCCTTCCGGATCTGTTGATCGTCGACGGCGGTAAAGGCCAGATGAAAATGGCCCGTGAAGTCATGTTGGAATTAGGGCTGAGTATCCCGTTACTCGGTGTCGCCAAAGGTGAGACGCGTAAACCGGGAATGGAAACGCTGTTTTTCGAAACGCCGGACCGGGTAATTCAACTGCCCAACCACAGCCCGGCATTGCACCTGATCCAACACATTCGCGATGAAGCACACCGTTTTGCCATCACCAGTCATCGGGGCCGACGCGGCAAGGCGCGGTTGGGGTCTGTACTGGATGACATCCCACAAGTCGGGGCGACGCGGCGTAAAGCTCTGATCCGGCATTTTGGTAGCGCGCAAGGCGTAAAAGCCGCCAGTGCGGCCGAGATAGCTCGCGTAAAAGGCATCTCCAAAGACCTGGCTGCCAGCATCTATGAACACCTGCATTCCAGCTAA
- the pgsA gene encoding CDP-diacylglycerol--glycerol-3-phosphate 3-phosphatidyltransferase: protein MNIPNLLTLFRILMIPVCVVIYYLPYGWAYWAAAAVFTAAAVTDWFDGYLARRLGQMTPFGAFLDPVADKLIVAAALVVLVESHGDIWMTMPAIVIIGREIVISALREWMAELGKRASVAVNMLGKVKTTLQMIAIVVLLSQNPSANTDLSTLGLIALQVSAVLTLWSMVVYLRAAWNELKPSAG from the coding sequence ATGAACATTCCCAATCTTCTGACGCTGTTTCGCATCCTGATGATTCCGGTGTGCGTCGTTATTTATTACCTGCCGTACGGTTGGGCGTATTGGGCCGCAGCGGCGGTATTCACAGCGGCAGCCGTGACCGATTGGTTTGATGGCTATCTGGCGCGCCGCCTGGGTCAGATGACGCCTTTTGGCGCTTTTCTGGACCCGGTTGCTGACAAACTGATCGTCGCAGCCGCGCTGGTAGTGCTGGTCGAGTCGCATGGTGATATCTGGATGACCATGCCGGCCATCGTCATCATCGGACGTGAAATCGTTATTTCTGCCTTGCGTGAATGGATGGCCGAACTGGGCAAACGCGCCAGCGTCGCTGTAAACATGCTGGGCAAGGTGAAGACCACTTTGCAGATGATCGCTATCGTCGTCCTGCTGAGCCAGAACCCCTCGGCTAATACTGACTTGTCGACGCTGGGTTTGATCGCCCTGCAGGTTTCAGCGGTATTGACGCTATGGTCGATGGTCGTTTATCTGCGCGCTGCCTGGAATGAGCTGAAGCCCTCGGCTGGCTGA
- a CDS encoding AAA family ATPase codes for MEPLPYLRQIKLKRDEISDFGVYPFVLPVVSSLDALDFAPGVTMFVGENGSGKSTLLEAIAIGMGFNPEGGTRNFNFVSRQTHSDLNQFLTFSKSFKRPRDGFFLRAESFYNVATNMDELDEQDTGKLEVPNIKDSYGGRSLHHQSHGEAFLSLFVNRFGGGGLYLLDEPEAALSPSRQLAMLNRMRELVQAESQFIVATHSPILMAYPGATIYQVDETGVYQVEYEETEHYQLSRAFLNNPKTFLRELFADDDE; via the coding sequence ATGGAACCCTTGCCCTATTTGCGTCAGATAAAGCTGAAGCGGGACGAGATATCGGACTTTGGCGTTTATCCGTTTGTACTGCCGGTTGTGAGTTCTTTGGATGCGCTGGATTTTGCGCCAGGCGTGACGATGTTTGTCGGCGAGAATGGCAGTGGCAAGTCTACGTTGCTTGAAGCCATTGCGATTGGGATGGGTTTTAACCCGGAAGGGGGGACCAGAAATTTTAATTTTGTGTCGCGACAAACGCACTCGGATTTGAATCAGTTTTTGACGTTCTCCAAATCGTTTAAGCGACCTCGGGATGGGTTTTTCCTTCGAGCTGAAAGTTTCTATAACGTCGCCACCAACATGGATGAGCTCGACGAGCAAGATACGGGGAAACTGGAAGTTCCAAATATAAAAGACTCTTACGGCGGGCGTTCGCTTCACCATCAGTCGCACGGAGAAGCGTTTCTGTCTTTATTCGTCAATCGGTTTGGTGGCGGTGGGTTGTATTTGTTGGATGAACCTGAAGCTGCGTTGTCGCCGTCCCGACAGCTGGCGATGCTCAATAGGATGCGTGAGTTGGTTCAGGCTGAATCGCAGTTCATTGTGGCGACACACAGCCCAATACTTATGGCGTATCCCGGCGCCACCATTTACCAAGTTGATGAAACAGGGGTTTATCAGGTTGAGTACGAAGAGACGGAACACTATCAACTCTCGCGCGCTTTTTTGAACAACCCGAAAACCTTTCTGAGGGAACTCTTCGCTGACGATGATGAGTAG
- a CDS encoding cell division inhibitor SulA, translating into MHAHQSSALALQQPQHWKSSRAQPSRAPASTTPLGAFTEVMCHHGGLNQLQLLVPTLAKLSQEQERWITFIAPPCLPNNSALKRAGVDTRKVRVVHTRSVTDYWKTLQEALENGLSSTVLAWPPHGEFNDLRREVLKQASMSGHTQTFVFRQLGSVAVPATSTEESTQQLALAL; encoded by the coding sequence ATGCACGCACATCAAAGCTCTGCCTTAGCACTGCAACAACCCCAGCACTGGAAAAGTAGCCGAGCCCAGCCCTCGCGTGCACCTGCCTCTACCACCCCACTCGGCGCTTTTACCGAAGTCATGTGCCACCACGGCGGCCTTAACCAACTGCAACTGCTGGTACCGACCCTGGCCAAACTCAGCCAAGAGCAGGAACGTTGGATCACCTTTATCGCACCGCCCTGCCTGCCCAATAACAGCGCGCTGAAACGCGCTGGCGTCGACACCCGAAAAGTTCGCGTCGTCCACACCCGCTCAGTAACCGACTACTGGAAAACACTGCAAGAAGCGCTGGAAAATGGTCTGAGCAGTACCGTTCTCGCCTGGCCACCGCACGGCGAATTCAATGATCTTCGCCGTGAAGTGCTGAAACAGGCGTCGATGTCGGGACATACACAGACATTTGTATTCCGGCAACTAGGCAGTGTGGCCGTTCCGGCAACGTCGACAGAAGAATCAACTCAGCAATTGGCACTCGCGCTGTAA
- a CDS encoding DUF934 domain-containing protein produces MQNLIKNGALQPDDAWVLIVDEATTAPTDAPAIWPLQQYLVQRQSGQLSGQPHGVWLNEEQMVDELAEVLDELALVALHFPKFADGRSFSKARLLRERLSFTGEIRAVGDFLPDQVDYLARCGVDAFACRNEQEANTALSMLDTFSVHYQSDTHQTPLFQQR; encoded by the coding sequence ATGCAAAATCTCATTAAGAACGGTGCACTCCAGCCGGACGATGCCTGGGTATTGATCGTAGATGAAGCGACCACGGCACCAACCGACGCCCCGGCGATATGGCCGTTACAGCAGTACCTGGTACAGCGCCAAAGTGGACAGCTCAGCGGGCAGCCACACGGCGTCTGGTTGAACGAAGAACAGATGGTGGACGAACTCGCCGAAGTGCTGGACGAATTGGCACTGGTGGCACTGCACTTTCCTAAATTCGCCGATGGTCGCAGCTTCTCCAAGGCTCGATTGCTGAGAGAACGATTGAGCTTCACCGGCGAAATTCGTGCGGTGGGCGATTTCCTGCCCGATCAGGTTGATTATCTGGCACGATGCGGCGTCGATGCGTTTGCCTGCCGCAACGAGCAGGAAGCCAATACGGCGTTATCAATGCTCGATACGTTCAGCGTCCACTATCAGAGCGACACCCATCAAACTCCCCTGTTCCAGCAACGCTGA
- a CDS encoding nitrite/sulfite reductase yields MYVYDSFDQKVVDERVAQFREQTERYLDGQLADEEFLPLRLQNGLYIQRHAPMLRIAIPYGLLDSTKLRKLAELTETFDKGYAHFTTRQNIQFNWPALEDVPDILAGLAQVQMHAIQTSGNCIRNTTTDQFAGVLRDEIADPRPWCELIRQWSTLHPEFAFLPRKFKIAVNGSPSSDRAAVRFHDIGLELVRNDVNELGFRVFVGGGLGRTPLVGQLIREFLPTQHLLSYLEAILRVYNLLGRRDNKYKARIKILVKALGADAFRDKVEAEWTYLKDGAATLTEAEVNRVAAHFIDPDYASLDDADALLAQQKVDNPAFAQWLSRNVHLHKKPGYAAVTLSIKKLGYAPGDCTADQMRSVAQLADEFSFGELRVSHEQNLILADVRQDRLFDLWEAAKLVGLATANIGTLSDVICCPGGDYCALANAKSIPIAESIQSRFDDLDYLYDLGDIDLNISGCMNACGHHHIGNIGILGVDKKGEEFYQVSLGGDSGQNARVGKILGPSFNADDIPDVVDKIVQVYVDHRHQDELFADTVERVGLEPFKERVYAKSH; encoded by the coding sequence ATGTACGTTTACGACTCGTTCGACCAGAAAGTGGTTGATGAACGCGTCGCTCAGTTCCGTGAACAAACTGAGCGCTACCTGGATGGCCAGTTGGCTGACGAGGAATTTCTGCCGTTGCGACTGCAGAACGGCCTCTATATTCAGCGCCATGCGCCCATGCTGCGTATTGCCATCCCTTATGGTCTGCTTGATTCCACCAAGCTGCGCAAGCTGGCCGAACTGACCGAAACCTTTGATAAAGGCTATGCCCACTTCACCACGCGCCAGAACATCCAGTTCAATTGGCCGGCATTGGAAGACGTTCCCGATATTCTTGCCGGTTTGGCGCAGGTACAAATGCACGCCATCCAGACATCAGGCAATTGCATCCGCAACACCACCACGGACCAGTTTGCCGGTGTGCTGCGTGACGAGATCGCCGATCCACGGCCCTGGTGCGAGCTGATTCGTCAATGGTCCACGCTGCACCCGGAATTCGCCTTCCTGCCGCGCAAATTCAAGATTGCCGTCAACGGCAGCCCGAGTTCAGATCGTGCGGCGGTGCGTTTCCACGACATCGGTTTGGAATTGGTTCGTAATGACGTCAATGAACTGGGTTTCCGCGTCTTCGTTGGTGGCGGTCTGGGTCGAACTCCGCTGGTCGGCCAATTGATTCGCGAGTTCTTGCCCACTCAGCATTTGCTCAGCTACCTCGAAGCCATTTTGCGCGTCTACAATCTGCTCGGCCGACGCGACAACAAATACAAGGCACGCATCAAAATACTGGTCAAAGCTCTGGGTGCCGACGCCTTCCGCGACAAAGTGGAAGCCGAATGGACCTATCTGAAAGACGGTGCCGCGACCTTGACTGAAGCGGAAGTCAATCGCGTTGCCGCTCACTTTATCGATCCGGACTACGCCAGCCTGGATGACGCCGATGCCCTGCTGGCGCAGCAAAAAGTCGATAATCCGGCCTTCGCCCAATGGCTGTCGCGCAATGTTCATCTGCATAAAAAGCCGGGTTACGCGGCCGTTACCTTATCGATCAAAAAACTGGGCTACGCGCCGGGCGACTGCACCGCCGACCAGATGCGCAGCGTTGCTCAACTGGCCGACGAATTCTCCTTCGGTGAACTGCGTGTCAGCCACGAACAGAACCTGATATTGGCGGATGTCCGTCAGGATCGACTGTTCGATCTGTGGGAAGCGGCCAAACTGGTTGGTTTGGCAACCGCCAACATCGGCACGCTCAGTGATGTCATCTGCTGCCCCGGCGGCGACTATTGCGCACTCGCCAACGCCAAATCGATCCCTATTGCCGAATCGATTCAGTCGCGCTTTGACGACCTCGATTACCTCTACGATTTGGGCGATATCGACCTGAACATTTCCGGTTGCATGAACGCCTGTGGCCATCACCACATTGGTAACATCGGCATCCTGGGTGTCGATAAAAAAGGCGAAGAGTTCTACCAGGTGTCATTGGGTGGCGATTCCGGTCAGAACGCCCGAGTTGGCAAGATTCTCGGCCCATCATTTAATGCCGACGATATTCCGGATGTGGTCGATAAAATCGTCCAGGTTTATGTTGATCACCGTCACCAGGACGAACTGTTTGCCGACACCGTCGAACGTGTTGGTCTGGAGCCTTTCAAGGAACGTGTCTATGCAAAATCTCATTAA
- a CDS encoding DUF2970 domain-containing protein — protein sequence MSDKSTPRPEGRMGLKRLVLSLLAGLVGVQSDKNRINDFQSTSIWPFIIGGVVLTIGFVLALILLVRTLAP from the coding sequence ATGTCTGACAAATCAACACCTCGGCCGGAAGGTCGGATGGGATTGAAACGTCTGGTGCTCAGTTTGCTGGCCGGCCTCGTGGGTGTGCAAAGCGACAAGAATCGGATCAACGATTTCCAGTCCACCAGCATCTGGCCGTTTATCATCGGAGGGGTAGTTTTGACGATCGGGTTTGTATTGGCGCTGATTCTGCTGGTGCGCACCCTGGCCCCTTAA